Sequence from the Amphiprion ocellaris isolate individual 3 ecotype Okinawa chromosome 1, ASM2253959v1, whole genome shotgun sequence genome:
CCTTTCTCATATCCTATAATGTGTAATCTATTTTTAGCATTACAATCCTCACAACACTCTACTTCCAAAAAACTAAGCTAATTTTCTGATTTGGTGAGCAGTAGCATTCATTCTATTCTTGATTCAAAACATTCGTTTGCATCTTTTGTTCTGCGTAGCATAGAAAAATGTGTCCTATGTTTAAGTTATGTTAAATGTGGAAAGTACTGTTTTAACCTTAtgttatttattcttctttccaGATTACAGCATTTTAAAGAGTGCATAAGCTTCATCCATGAATGTCGCCTGAATGGTGGATCTTGTCTAGTTCACTGGTAGGTTTTTATATCTAAACCTCTAACTAGCTCCAGTTTATGTTTAGTGTGGCTGAAGCCCTTTGTTAAAATGTGTGCACTCAGTGGTATTAGTTGACATAAAATAACATAGGTTTTAACATGTACAGTAGTGGACGAtgcattttccatttatttacatattactAGAAGGAAATACTATCAAACCCCCAGCTGCTTTATGACGATAACCAAAACAACTGTCCTTTTTCATCACTGTAGTCTTGCAGGTGTATCCCGCAGCACTACTATGGTGGTGGCCTACCTGATGACTGTCACCCACTACACCTGGGAGGAGTGTCTGTCTGCAGTCAAGGCCGTTCGCTCCTTTGTCGGCCCGAACTAtggtttccagcagcagctgcaggagtaTCAGACTACACAAGTCTCAGAGGTAAACACATGGAGGAACACACAGAAATgatgaatgaaaacacacacaccacccaCTGTAAACTGACACACTTTTACTGTTTGAATGCTGCAACCTCAATTAAAAGGggattttaagtaaaaaaaaaaaattgcatgttAAAAAACTGCATCGTTCTAGCTCTAGTTGTAGATATTTTAGCATTCTGTATATACTTTTGCGTACTGTGTTCTGTGCTGTTGTTTGTGATTCAAAGCCCCATGCACAGCACAGGCCCTCACAGGAAGTGACACATACAACCATCACACTGCACTGGCAGTCTGTGGTTAAGCTGCCAACTGTTAATCATGGCCATCTCATGCAAGTTTATGGCaatatttttgtagttgttCTTTATGTATTTGTCCTTCTTGTAGAGGCCAATCCGATAATCCAACATCACAGTATGAAACAAAGTTGACACAGCCAGAAACTAAACCGCAGCacagtagatcaaataattATGCTGATTTCACCGTTTGAAATCCCTCAAGTGTTTGTAAGCCTCACATCAGCTCTGAGACACTTTGTGCAAAAACATATCTGTGACTCATTAatacaatctgtaaaatatagctctaattttatttgtgtaaggttaatattaatacatttattgttatatgtttttaaaagtctCATAATTTGTCACACTATCAGTTTTCGTAGTGATTTCAGAACTCAGAGCTAGTGATCCTTTTCCTGCTCTGTTATGCGTCAAGGAGGAAAGAAGTGTCGTAATCACACAGAGTTTTTGATTTGTGCACTTTCACTTTATTGAATAGCACAACTTATGGGAAATATTAGTTCAAACTTTCTGGTTTATGTCCAGCTTggtgtaaaatattttaatccTACGAAGAAAGCACTAAATAATGTACCTGAGGActttaatgacattttctttGAGTCATCAGAAGACTGGGAAAAAATCTCCACAGCATTTTGAAGGAATATTGGGAGAATGTGATTAGCAACAGGTGGTTGTTCATGGCCCTAAATgttctgcatcatttttttttaatcagtttagtTATAGAAGGCACTTACTGTGTGATTCCATTACACTGGCACTGACCCAGTGGAGTACTAGTTGAGAAGAGAAGGGGAACTGCAGGGGGTTTGCTGGGATTGCATTAGCTTTGTACTGCTCATCACGTGTTTAGCATTACTGTCAGCATCTTGCAACACAGCAGGACTGAAAAAAGTGGTCATTGTTTGTAGACCTTGCACTGATTTCGAGGATTTAAGGAGAAATgggttttctttatttgtgattttCCCACATCTCTCTCAGATAGAAAGCGAAGAATCCAAAGACAACAACATAGTCTTGTTTTTCACGGAGGACAAACAAAGCATGTGAAATCCACTGCAGTGTACATAATACGCAGGTGCAACTGTCTTCAGCAAATTagtgataaaagaaaaaacacattcaccTTTGTTGTCCACAGACATTCATTATAAGTCCAGTAAGAGGTATGAAAATAGGCTCCCCACCTCCTGCTGGCAGTGAATTGAGGAGAAACCCTAACAGACTACTAATAAATTATACCTGCTGCTTAACTAACCAGCACTGAACTCCACTGTAGATCAGCCAAATTCTCACTTGTTACTGGAACACtggactgttaaaaaaaatacaacaaaaaggTTTGAACAACATGTAAGACAACTGGAGACAGGATTTTATATGagtgttaaaaatgtgatttaagaatgccattttattttactatttctttAGTCCAATACTTAATGGCTTTATGTTGCATCCTTAATGTTTAATGTATTGTAGTTGTCTTAAGTGTCTTACATAGCACATAACAAGATTTGGTTGTAGCTCATTTGTTAAATCTAAAAGCCTTTTTTGAGCTTGCCATGATTTGCTAAATGCCTCAGATTAATCTTTAATATCAGCTTTAATGTTACGACTTGAAACAAATTGCTCTTTGGAGGAGCTTTATCTGATTGAGTTTatgctttcattttgtctgCCCTGTCTGTCATGTGAAACACCTGAAAGCACTCTGAcctctgatgtttttttcaagaTGACACATTGTCAGTTGAGAGGAGGTGGTGCGCAACCTTCTGCTATTGACTGCTTATTGATGGTTTATCTTTATATTGtgctttaaattttttaacaacatttttacaGCTGAGTTGATGTCATGAATCAGACCTGTACTGTTTGGTCTTTAGgacaaatgcaaaagaaaaaaaaaataggaagatGAATGGATTACTTTCAGAGTGactttcacttcattttatttcatatagAGTGAGGTATTGCATAAAATAGCTGGATAATTCCTGAACATCATTTCAGAGATTGCAATACATTGCTTTTTTGACCCTCTGGTGCTGTTAAACCAACACTGAAAGTTTTTACTTGAAAGAAAGGCTGAAACACTTAACTCACTCTCACTCTACTGTACATTTCAGAAGCAGTAAATATGAAGATTATCCTCTTTAATTCTCTCATTCACGAGATGCTTAAAAGATTTAATAAAtgaagacgcaaaatgacactAGTCAATTTCATGGGGGGAGTTGTTATCCTGCCAATCTCTCACTTTTTTTGGTAACTGCAGTGTGCTGCAATAAAAAGTAACAACACTCCAACAAAACTAATTATGACTACCTGCTAacttatacatttttttcagatttctgctTCAGATTGCGCTTGAAGTAGCTCCACATGCCTGTtaatagatttttaatgttgaatctACTGTAAATATGTGACAGGTTACTAACTTTACTGCACAGTAAAATTATAATCTGCACAGATGACATTATTTAACAAtgaaatgaagacaaacagcTGCAAGATTTTTCATACTGGACACAAACTCAGCAAAGGGGACCAAAACAATAGATGtgaaatttgcattttctagaagcaaagaaaaacaaatgtttcacCACTCTGATGATcctatttgttttgtaaatgtagCTTTTATAGCCTGAGTGTTCATATCTAATattaacaaagtgaaaaaaaaacttccagaGCATTTTCTCTACTTTCCCCGGATTCTTTTAAACTGGTTTACAATTCACTTGTAACACACACATAGTAAATTGGACAGGACAGGACTACACCACAGAAAATGTGGTGCAAGGTGCTCCGTTTGGAAGAGCTCCATGGAAATCTTTCTGAATTTTCAAGTAAAAGTTACTACATGTGCAGTATGTGCATAAAAAGTCAGAGTTGTAGTTTGAACTTCATACGATGATGTTTTAAGTGGCTGAAGAGGATTTTGGTTTCAACTCTCATCCCCAGTACCGAGCATGGTTACGTGCCAGTTTCCGTCCCAGTCCGTTCAACGATCAGGAGCAGGTGGGCGCCCTGCTGAGCCAGTACACAGAGCAACAGGAGAGccagaggagaggagctgaCCAGCGCTGGATAAATCAGGGAATAGGTGTCTGCGGTGTGCCATCCAACACTGATAATCCTGAAGGCAGCAGCTGAAACATGCATCTCTGATCATGCTAAAGTTGTGCCCAGTGCTGTCTGCAGATGGCGGTGACAACTATTCTGTACTCATTTCCAAATAAACCCCAAGCTATATTCAACTTTAGGGACTTGTACAACTCTAAAAAGCATAGGATGATCTATATGCCCACTTACACgtgaagcatttttaaaaaactttatttgtatttgtcatttttaagcaGTGGAGGTTGATTTAGAATTGTGCTACAGACTCTTATCCACTACCAGTACCTGCCACACTCCCCTAAATGAGTAGAGCCACAACAGGGGTATTGGTGCTCACAGACGCCTTACTCTTAACACCTCAGCACCTTAGCCATACCGAGTAACCTGTATTTCCATGTGGACTCTACACCTGCAACGTTCAGCTCA
This genomic interval carries:
- the dusp22a gene encoding dual specificity protein phosphatase 22-A; its protein translation is MGNGMNKVVDGLYLGNIRDAENRESLSKNGITHILSVYNNAKPVYEDMTYLCIHAADASSQNLLQHFKECISFIHECRLNGGSCLVHCLAGVSRSTTMVVAYLMTVTHYTWEECLSAVKAVRSFVGPNYGFQQQLQEYQTTQVSEYRAWLRASFRPSPFNDQEQVGALLSQYTEQQESQRRGADQRWINQGIGVCGVPSNTDNPEGSS